The proteins below come from a single Salinivibrio kushneri genomic window:
- the rpsO gene encoding 30S ribosomal protein S15 — protein MSLTAEAKAQIVADFGKTENDTGSPEVQIALLTASINDLQSHFAEHKGDHHSRRGLLRMVSRRRKLLDYLKKNNVDRYLDVIKRLGIRR, from the coding sequence ATGTCTCTGACTGCAGAAGCAAAAGCACAAATCGTTGCTGATTTTGGTAAAACTGAGAACGACACTGGTTCACCAGAAGTTCAAATCGCCCTTTTGACCGCATCAATCAACGATCTGCAATCGCACTTCGCTGAGCACAAAGGTGACCACCACAGCCGTCGTGGCCTGCTACGCATGGTTTCACGTCGTCGTAAGCTGCTTGATTACCTGAAAAAGAACAACGTTGACCGTTACTTGGACGTTATCAAGCGTCTAGGCATCCGTCGCTAA
- the truB gene encoding tRNA pseudouridine(55) synthase TruB: MARRQRRRGRPVDGIILLDKPTGMTSNDALQKVKRIFFAEKAGHTGALDPLATGMLPICLGEATKFSQFLLDSDKRYRVVAKLGERTNTSDADGEVVETRDVKVNLGLLERCIAKFRGETQQIPSMFSALKYQGKPLYEYARQGIEVPREARTIKVYQIELLRFEGDEIEMEVHCSKGTYIRTIVDDLGEMLGCGAHVTALRRTGVSAYPTRHMVTLEQLESLLNQAREQEIQPKQLLDPLLLPLDTAVQDLREINLLPVMASYALQGQAVQVPNAPTSGFVRLTAGDERHFIGVGEIDADGLVAPRRLVASRQPEAR, from the coding sequence ATGGCGCGTCGTCAACGTCGTCGAGGTCGCCCCGTTGATGGGATTATCCTGCTTGATAAGCCCACGGGCATGACCTCTAATGATGCCTTACAAAAAGTAAAACGTATCTTTTTTGCCGAAAAAGCAGGCCACACAGGGGCGCTTGATCCGCTCGCAACCGGTATGTTGCCAATTTGCCTTGGCGAAGCGACCAAGTTTTCCCAGTTCTTGCTTGATTCCGACAAACGTTATCGCGTCGTGGCAAAGCTGGGTGAGCGTACTAACACTTCTGACGCCGATGGCGAAGTGGTAGAAACCCGTGATGTCAAAGTCAACTTGGGACTACTTGAGCGTTGCATCGCTAAATTTCGCGGTGAAACCCAACAAATCCCTTCTATGTTCTCGGCGCTGAAATACCAAGGAAAACCTTTGTATGAATACGCGCGCCAAGGCATCGAAGTGCCGCGCGAAGCGCGTACCATTAAGGTGTATCAGATTGAGCTGTTGCGCTTTGAAGGTGATGAGATTGAAATGGAAGTGCATTGCTCTAAAGGCACTTATATTCGCACTATCGTCGACGATCTGGGCGAAATGCTGGGCTGTGGCGCGCACGTAACAGCCTTGCGTCGTACCGGTGTATCGGCGTATCCAACACGCCATATGGTGACGCTTGAGCAACTGGAAAGCTTGCTCAATCAAGCGAGAGAGCAAGAGATCCAGCCTAAGCAGTTGCTCGATCCTTTGCTACTGCCCCTTGATACCGCGGTCCAAGACTTACGTGAAATTAACTTGTTGCCGGTGATGGCGAGCTATGCGCTGCAAGGGCAAGCGGTTCAAGTACCCAATGCACCTACAAGTGGTTTTGTTCGCCTCACCGCGGGCGATGAGCGCCACTTCATTGGTGTGGGAGAAATCGACGCCGATGGTTTAGTCGCCCCACGTCGCTTGGTGGCGAGCCGTCAGCCTGAAGCACGCTAA
- the rbfA gene encoding 30S ribosome-binding factor RbfA, producing MGKDFSRTDRVAHQLQKEIALILQREIKDPRIGMVTVSDVQISRDLAYAKVFVTFLTVDEQAPTESLKALNEASGYIRSLVGKAIRLRVTPELTFVFDESLTEGIRISNLVSKAVRSDDERRGEDDKGEE from the coding sequence ATGGGTAAAGATTTTAGCCGCACAGATCGCGTCGCCCATCAGCTGCAAAAAGAAATTGCACTGATACTGCAGCGCGAAATCAAAGATCCGCGCATTGGCATGGTCACTGTCTCTGACGTTCAGATTTCACGTGATCTGGCGTACGCGAAGGTTTTCGTCACGTTTTTAACCGTTGACGAGCAAGCGCCGACAGAAAGCCTCAAAGCCCTCAATGAAGCGAGTGGTTATATCCGCTCTTTGGTCGGAAAGGCTATTCGTTTGCGTGTGACCCCAGAGCTGACTTTTGTTTTTGATGAGTCACTCACTGAGGGAATTCGTATTTCCAACTTGGTAAGCAAAGCGGTGCGCAGCGATGATGAGCGCCGTGGTGAAGATGACAAAGGTGAGGAGTAA